Proteins from a genomic interval of Rubinisphaera italica:
- a CDS encoding protein-L-isoaspartate(D-aspartate) O-methyltransferase, producing MVTDFKNIRSFLSCFFIAMGLLPVISLQAADPYEAQRDYLTREYVEKEGITNKRVLEAIRQTPRHLFVPASVREQAYTDQALSIGHGQTISPPFIVAYMTEVLDPQPTDKVLEIGTGSGYQAAVLSPLVKDVYSIEIVEPLGRRAASTLQRLRYKNVHTRIGDGFQGWSEHAPFDKIIVTCSPESIPNPLIEQLREGGKMIIPLGERYQQVFYLLEKVDGKLVSQPLQPTLFVPMTGLSEEKRRVLPNPAKPELINGSFELDENGDGFMDGFHYQRRLTRMKGDAPDGDYYVEIESSTPGEIAQMLQGFAIDGREVKSLRVALDIKLDDWIPGKTFYQRPGMIIHYYDQDRRPLGSDTIGIWPVSENWKRIEHRVSVPGKAREAIVQIGLNGAVGKVALDDIVLQPGP from the coding sequence ATGGTAACGGACTTCAAGAATATTCGCAGTTTTCTGTCCTGTTTTTTTATAGCAATGGGACTGCTCCCCGTGATATCGCTTCAGGCAGCTGATCCGTATGAAGCTCAGCGGGATTATCTGACCAGAGAATACGTTGAAAAAGAGGGCATTACAAACAAGCGAGTTCTTGAAGCGATCCGGCAAACTCCGCGGCATCTCTTCGTACCAGCTTCGGTTCGAGAGCAGGCCTATACCGATCAAGCCCTTTCCATCGGTCATGGTCAGACGATTTCTCCCCCATTCATCGTTGCCTACATGACGGAAGTTCTCGATCCTCAACCGACAGACAAGGTTCTTGAAATTGGTACGGGGAGTGGATATCAGGCAGCCGTACTTTCGCCACTGGTGAAAGATGTCTATTCGATAGAAATCGTGGAACCTTTAGGACGCCGAGCCGCTTCGACTCTCCAGCGACTTCGATACAAAAATGTGCACACCAGAATTGGTGATGGGTTTCAAGGCTGGAGCGAACATGCTCCGTTCGACAAAATCATCGTCACCTGTTCTCCTGAAAGCATTCCCAATCCGCTTATCGAACAATTGCGTGAGGGAGGCAAGATGATTATTCCTCTCGGAGAACGCTATCAGCAGGTGTTTTATCTGCTGGAAAAAGTCGATGGGAAACTGGTCTCTCAACCATTGCAGCCAACTCTGTTTGTGCCGATGACGGGTCTTTCCGAAGAAAAACGCCGGGTTCTCCCCAATCCTGCCAAACCGGAACTGATTAATGGAAGTTTCGAACTCGATGAAAACGGCGATGGATTTATGGATGGATTTCACTATCAACGCCGGTTGACTCGCATGAAAGGCGATGCTCCCGATGGGGATTATTACGTGGAGATTGAAAGCTCGACACCCGGCGAAATTGCCCAGATGCTGCAAGGATTTGCGATTGATGGTCGAGAGGTGAAATCACTACGAGTTGCACTCGACATTAAGCTGGATGACTGGATACCGGGAAAAACCTTTTATCAGCGACCGGGCATGATCATTCATTATTACGATCAAGATCGTCGACCTCTAGGCTCGGATACGATTGGCATCTGGCCTGTCAGTGAGAACTGGAAACGCATTGAACATCGGGTGAGCGTACCTGGAAAAGCGCGTGAGGCGATTGTACAAATTGGTCTGAATGGAGCCGTCGGAAAAGTTGCTTTGGATGACATCGTGCTGCAGCCTGGACCGTAA
- a CDS encoding formylmethanofuran dehydrogenase subunit A translates to MTYYCLKGGRVYDPANDLHGEVHDLWFQSGVMIAPPAEKPENTVEKDVSGLIVMPGGVDMHCHIVGPKVNHARQFLAGMSGSRRSNSASVMDSPIVPNCSATGQLFAGMGYTTAVDAAIPGLTARLAHHEFSLTPYIDKAFLTLFGNNHYVMDQIREGRGDALQEYVGWMLSSVHAQGVKIVNPGGVENWKQISRKSLHELDAPVGEFGVSPRQIVKSLAAAVDTLGLPHAAHIHCNNLGYPGNWETTLKTMQALEGSRGHFAHIQFHSYGGDADDPTSFTSSVQPLVDYVSEHPEITVDVGHISPGEAMTITGDAPFAEHLQRLTGGRWFTSDTEHEASCGVIPGRFKPYRNLVHATQWAIGLEWYLRMPDPWQIAMSSDHPNGGAFVKYPQMIHLLMDRAYREEMIGRMPENLADRSPLWDLDREYSLSEVAILTRAAPARILGLNEKGHLGYGADADLTIYAPQENITEMFQRPRFVYKAGNLIAEDGELKSQRPGQLLRPEVDVTQEFNEQRKTWFNDNYSIQYGNYRIDAEELLQTVR, encoded by the coding sequence ATGACTTATTACTGCCTCAAAGGGGGACGAGTTTACGATCCCGCGAATGATTTGCATGGAGAAGTTCACGACCTCTGGTTTCAGAGTGGTGTGATGATTGCTCCACCTGCGGAAAAGCCAGAGAATACAGTCGAAAAAGATGTATCGGGCTTAATCGTGATGCCAGGCGGTGTCGATATGCACTGTCACATTGTTGGCCCGAAGGTGAATCATGCCCGGCAATTTCTGGCTGGTATGAGTGGAAGTCGAAGATCCAATTCTGCTTCGGTAATGGACTCTCCAATCGTTCCCAACTGCTCGGCGACAGGGCAACTTTTCGCTGGTATGGGATATACAACAGCAGTCGATGCCGCCATCCCCGGATTGACGGCTCGGCTGGCTCATCATGAGTTTTCTCTCACACCCTATATTGATAAAGCCTTTCTGACGCTCTTCGGAAATAATCATTATGTGATGGATCAAATTCGAGAGGGTAGGGGAGATGCTCTGCAGGAATATGTCGGCTGGATGCTCTCCTCTGTTCATGCGCAAGGCGTGAAGATTGTCAACCCGGGTGGAGTTGAAAACTGGAAACAGATCAGCCGAAAGTCGCTACACGAACTGGATGCTCCCGTTGGGGAATTTGGCGTGTCCCCGCGACAAATCGTGAAGAGTCTGGCCGCTGCAGTCGATACGCTGGGGTTACCTCATGCCGCTCATATTCACTGCAATAACCTTGGCTATCCCGGGAACTGGGAAACAACACTGAAAACAATGCAGGCTCTTGAAGGGAGTCGTGGTCATTTTGCCCATATTCAATTTCACAGCTACGGCGGTGATGCCGACGATCCGACTTCCTTCACCTCCTCCGTGCAACCATTGGTCGATTATGTCAGCGAACATCCTGAAATTACCGTTGATGTTGGTCACATATCTCCCGGCGAGGCGATGACGATTACCGGCGATGCCCCCTTTGCTGAGCATTTGCAAAGGCTCACCGGCGGACGCTGGTTCACTTCCGATACCGAACACGAAGCCAGCTGCGGCGTGATCCCCGGGCGATTCAAACCTTATCGAAATCTGGTCCACGCAACCCAATGGGCGATTGGTCTGGAATGGTATCTCCGTATGCCAGATCCCTGGCAAATTGCGATGAGCAGCGATCACCCCAATGGGGGAGCTTTCGTCAAATATCCGCAAATGATTCATCTGCTGATGGATCGAGCTTATCGTGAAGAAATGATTGGCCGTATGCCGGAAAATCTAGCAGATCGATCACCGCTGTGGGACCTGGATCGAGAATATTCTCTCTCGGAAGTTGCTATCCTTACACGAGCGGCTCCGGCTCGGATTCTCGGCCTCAATGAGAAAGGGCACCTCGGTTATGGAGCAGATGCCGATTTGACAATCTACGCACCTCAAGAAAACATCACGGAAATGTTCCAGAGACCACGCTTTGTTTATAAAGCGGGCAATTTGATCGCAGAAGATGGAGAATTGAAATCACAGCGCCCCGGTCAACTCCTGCGACCTGAGGTGGATGTCACCCAGGAATTTAACGAACAACGCAAAACCTGGTTCAACGATAACTATTCGATTCAATACGGTAATTACCGGATTGATGCCGAGGAATTGTTGCAGACAGTCAGGTAG